The Miscanthus floridulus cultivar M001 chromosome 7, ASM1932011v1, whole genome shotgun sequence genome includes a region encoding these proteins:
- the LOC136464044 gene encoding uncharacterized protein — translation MKIVMEYRVKKEGPNKDRIFYKCPDRNWDGSGRCSGFYWEEEYVELVQKYLAQQADTAANEAVIQPKKPKDVAQSGDLSVLVEIGREILVLLKYEPSLDV, via the exons atgaagattgtgatggagtaccgagtgaagaaggagggtcccaacaaggatcgtatcttctacaagtgtccggatcgcaat tgggatggcagtggacgatgttcaggcttctactgggaggaagagtatgttgaactcgtgcaaaaatatcttgcacaacaggcagatacggcggctaatgaggcagtgatccagccgaagaagcccaaagatgttgcacaatcgggggatctgtctgttttagttgagattggtcgcgaaatccttgtgctcctgaaat atgagccgtcattggatgtataa
- the LOC136464045 gene encoding putative lipid-binding protein AIR1 translates to MASSKALFLVVLILVLFAVANACGGGCPTPTPPTPTPPSPSTGGKCPKHALKLAACANVLGLVSAEVGHPPAEPCCSILGGLADLEAAVCLCTAIKANVLGITINIPVKLSLIVNYCGKNLPSGFICA, encoded by the coding sequence ATGGCATCGTCCAAGGCCTTGTTCCTCGTGGTCCTCATCCTGGTCCTCTTCGCGGTGGCCAACgcctgcggcggcggctgccCGACGCCAACGCCACCAACTCCGACGCCGCCGTCACCTTCAACCGGCGGCAAGTGCCCCAAGCACGCGCTCAAGCTCGCGGCGTGCGCCAACGTGCTGGGCCTCGTCAGCGCCGAGGTCGGCCACCCGCCCGCCGAGCCGTGCTGCAGCATCCTCGGCGGCCTCGCGGACCTGGAGGCCGCCGTCTGCCTCTGCACCGCTATCAAGGCCAACGTGCTCGGCATCACCATCAACATCCCTGTCAAGCTCAGCCTCATTGTCAACTACTGTGGCAAGAACCTCCCCAGTGGCTTCATATGCGCCTGA